A single genomic interval of Nitrosomonadales bacterium harbors:
- the fabZ gene encoding 3-hydroxyacyl-ACP dehydratase FabZ: MDIHAILENLPHRYPFLLVDRVLSLEPGKNIVALKNVTINEPFFPGHYPHHPVMPGVLIIEAMAQVAALLSFKSMESKPDEKSVYYFAGIDGARFKRPVMPGDQLIFKVELTRSMRGVFKFKASAEVDGQLAAEAELMCTVKSVA, encoded by the coding sequence ATGGACATCCACGCAATTCTTGAGAATTTGCCGCACCGTTATCCGTTCCTGCTGGTGGACCGCGTTCTGTCGCTGGAACCGGGCAAGAACATCGTCGCGCTGAAGAACGTCACCATCAACGAGCCGTTCTTCCCGGGACACTACCCGCATCATCCGGTGATGCCCGGCGTCCTGATCATCGAGGCGATGGCGCAGGTCGCCGCGTTGCTGTCGTTCAAGTCGATGGAATCCAAGCCGGATGAAAAATCGGTGTATTACTTCGCCGGCATCGACGGGGCACGCTTCAAGCGTCCGGTCATGCCCGGCGACCAGCTGATCTTCAAGGTCGAACTCACCCGCAGTATGCGCGGCGTGTTCAAATTCAAGGCATCTGCAGAAGTCGATGGACAATTGGCCGCAGAAGCCGAATTGATGTGCACGGTCAAGTCGGTG
- the lpxD gene encoding UDP-3-O-(3-hydroxymyristoyl)glucosamine N-acyltransferase: MSTFSLADIAARLGGRVLGDGGVRVAQIATLENAQPDHISFLTNSKYRAQLAGTKAGAVILGEADADSTPLPRIVSDNPYAYFARVSALLNPLAEIRPGVHPDAVVAGTAKIAASASIAATAVIGEGANIGESSVIGEGCCIGANVTIGSHARLYPRVVVYHDCVIGDNLIAHSGAVIGSDGFGIAMDEGRWIKIPQIGRVVIGNDVEIGANTTIDRGALNDTVIEDGVKLDNQIQVAHNVRIGAHTAIAGCAGIAGSAVIGRYCLIGGGARILGHLQLADHVEVAAHTLIGKSIREPGNYAAIYPFARLDDWRRNAVHLRHLDELAKRIRALEQELELLKRKE; the protein is encoded by the coding sequence ATGTCCACCTTTAGCTTGGCTGACATCGCGGCCCGGCTCGGCGGGCGCGTGCTGGGTGACGGCGGTGTGCGCGTCGCGCAGATCGCCACACTGGAAAATGCACAGCCCGACCACATCAGTTTCCTGACCAACAGCAAATATCGCGCGCAACTGGCCGGTACAAAAGCGGGGGCCGTGATCCTCGGTGAGGCGGATGCGGATTCGACCCCTTTGCCGCGCATCGTCTCGGACAATCCTTATGCCTATTTCGCCAGGGTTTCCGCCTTGCTCAATCCTCTGGCAGAAATCAGGCCCGGAGTACATCCCGATGCGGTCGTTGCCGGGACGGCGAAAATTGCAGCGTCGGCCAGCATCGCGGCGACAGCCGTGATCGGTGAGGGGGCGAACATAGGCGAGTCCAGCGTGATCGGCGAAGGCTGTTGCATCGGCGCCAATGTCACCATCGGCAGCCATGCGCGCCTGTATCCGCGCGTGGTGGTCTACCACGACTGCGTGATCGGCGATAACCTGATCGCGCATTCCGGCGCGGTGATCGGCTCGGACGGGTTCGGCATCGCGATGGACGAAGGGCGCTGGATCAAGATCCCGCAGATCGGCCGGGTGGTGATCGGCAACGACGTCGAGATCGGCGCGAATACCACCATCGACCGAGGCGCACTGAACGATACGGTGATCGAGGACGGGGTCAAGCTGGACAACCAGATCCAGGTCGCACATAACGTGCGCATCGGCGCGCACACCGCGATCGCGGGTTGCGCCGGCATTGCGGGCAGCGCGGTGATCGGGCGCTATTGCCTGATCGGCGGCGGCGCGCGGATACTGGGACACCTGCAACTCGCCGACCACGTAGAGGTCGCGGCGCATACGCTGATCGGCAAATCGATACGCGAGCCGGGCAATTATGCGGCGATCTACCCATTCGCCAGGCTGGACGACTGGCGCAGGAATGCCGTGCATCTGCGCCATCTCGACGAACTGGCCAAACGCATCAGGGCTCTGGAACAAGAACTCGAATTATTGAAAAGGAAAGAATGA
- a CDS encoding OmpH family outer membrane protein: MTIKAGLLAVLLAAAPAYADDFKVGVVDTERVLRESAPAMKAEKKIEKEFSGRNQEIKKLMKQAKELQTILEKEGNKLSDADHRNKERELIGLNVNLQRMQREFREDLNLRKNEELAVVLERANKAIQAIADAEKYDLILQEAVYRNPAIDITEKVIKYLADDKTNGGKDGK; the protein is encoded by the coding sequence ATGACGATTAAAGCGGGACTCTTGGCTGTGTTGCTCGCTGCGGCACCGGCTTATGCGGATGATTTCAAGGTGGGCGTAGTGGATACCGAGCGCGTGCTGCGCGAATCGGCGCCGGCCATGAAGGCGGAAAAAAAGATCGAGAAGGAATTCTCCGGGCGCAATCAGGAAATCAAGAAACTGATGAAGCAGGCGAAAGAATTGCAAACCATACTGGAAAAAGAAGGCAACAAGCTGTCCGATGCCGATCACCGCAACAAGGAACGTGAACTGATCGGCTTGAATGTCAACCTGCAACGCATGCAGCGCGAGTTCCGCGAGGATCTGAACCTGCGCAAGAACGAGGAACTGGCCGTTGTGCTGGAACGTGCCAACAAGGCGATCCAGGCGATCGCCGATGCCGAGAAATACGACCTGATCCTGCAGGAAGCGGTGTATCGCAATCCCGCTATCGATATCACCGAAAAGGTGATCAAGTATCTCGCCGACGACAAGACGAACGGCGGCAAGGACGGCAAATAA
- the bamA gene encoding outer membrane protein assembly factor BamA gives MNKKKLAGILSLLFVSPAWAIVPFTVTDIRVEGIQRTEAGTVFSYLPVKVGDVMDDEHAATAIRTLYGTGFFKDVRLEVEQGVLIVLVRERPSIASIEISGVKDFSKDQLKDNMKYAGLAEARIFDKNALDKAAQSLKRQYVARGKYGVTVTTTVTELERNRVGIAFNVVEGEVSKIKQINLVGNKAYEEDELLEKMKLSTPDWMSWFSNNDQYSKQKLSADMEVLRSFYMDNGYLEFNIDSTQVSITPDKKDIYITINFSEGEKYTVSKVEVGGNTLIPKEEVESLIQVKAGDTFSRNALTETSKLVGERLGKEGYAFANVNAIPEINKEKHEVAFNFVVDPGQRVYIRRINIAGNDKTRDEVIRREFRQVEGAWFDMDKIKKSKQRVDRLDFFDEVNVETPPVQGTVDQMDVNVSVKEKSTGSISAGAGYSQGDGFSLSGGITQANLFGSGNHAAVQLNTGKVNQVYSFSYTNPYFTDEGVSRGFNLFKRNTDSRSTAVSQYSSHTLGGGVQFGVPIAEEETIRYGLSFERTHLGVLPTGPARLVNYVNTFGATNRNLLGTIGWGRDSRDSAIYTTSGTMQSAFAEIALPVFDMRYYKLNYQHQWFHPVNDDITLMMNGEFGLAGSYGSKPFPFFKNFYAGGTGSVRGYESNSLGPRDSTGAVLGGTRRVVGNAELLMPFPGMKDTKSVRLSGFIDAGAVYGPGDLPGSAGLRYSTGVAITWISPAGPLKFSYGVPLNKQSVDRVQKFQFNIGSMF, from the coding sequence ATGAACAAGAAAAAACTGGCGGGAATCCTTTCACTGCTTTTCGTGTCTCCCGCCTGGGCGATCGTGCCCTTTACCGTCACGGATATCCGTGTCGAGGGAATCCAGCGTACCGAAGCGGGTACGGTCTTCAGTTACCTGCCGGTCAAGGTTGGTGATGTCATGGATGACGAGCATGCCGCCACGGCGATCCGTACCTTGTATGGAACCGGGTTCTTCAAGGATGTGCGCCTGGAGGTCGAGCAGGGTGTGCTGATCGTACTGGTGCGCGAACGTCCTTCGATCGCCAGCATCGAGATCAGCGGTGTGAAGGATTTCTCCAAGGACCAGCTCAAGGACAACATGAAGTACGCCGGCCTGGCCGAGGCGCGCATCTTCGACAAGAATGCGCTGGACAAGGCTGCTCAGTCGTTGAAGCGCCAATATGTGGCACGCGGGAAATATGGCGTGACCGTCACGACCACCGTCACCGAACTGGAGCGCAACCGGGTCGGCATCGCATTCAACGTCGTGGAGGGTGAGGTTTCCAAGATCAAGCAGATCAACCTGGTCGGCAACAAGGCGTATGAAGAGGATGAGTTGCTGGAAAAAATGAAACTCAGCACGCCCGACTGGATGAGCTGGTTCAGCAATAACGACCAATATTCCAAGCAGAAGCTTTCCGCCGACATGGAAGTGTTGCGTTCGTTCTATATGGACAACGGTTACCTGGAGTTCAACATCGATTCCACGCAGGTTTCCATCACGCCGGACAAGAAGGACATCTATATCACCATCAATTTCAGCGAGGGCGAGAAATACACCGTCTCCAAGGTCGAGGTCGGAGGCAACACGCTGATCCCGAAGGAGGAGGTCGAGAGCCTCATCCAGGTGAAGGCGGGCGATACCTTCTCGCGCAATGCCCTGACCGAGACCAGCAAGCTGGTCGGAGAGCGTCTGGGGAAAGAAGGGTATGCCTTCGCCAACGTGAACGCGATCCCCGAAATTAACAAGGAAAAGCATGAAGTGGCATTCAACTTCGTGGTCGATCCCGGCCAGCGTGTCTATATCCGTCGCATCAATATCGCAGGCAACGACAAGACGCGCGATGAGGTCATCCGCCGCGAATTCCGCCAGGTGGAAGGTGCCTGGTTCGATATGGACAAGATCAAGAAGTCCAAGCAGCGCGTGGACAGGCTGGACTTCTTCGATGAAGTGAATGTGGAGACCCCGCCGGTACAGGGAACTGTCGACCAGATGGACGTGAATGTCTCGGTAAAGGAAAAGTCAACGGGCAGCATCTCGGCGGGTGCGGGTTATTCGCAAGGTGATGGCTTCTCACTCTCGGGAGGTATTACACAAGCCAACCTGTTCGGCAGCGGCAATCATGCGGCCGTCCAACTCAATACGGGCAAGGTCAACCAGGTTTATTCATTCTCATATACCAACCCGTACTTTACCGACGAAGGCGTGAGCCGCGGCTTCAATCTTTTTAAGCGCAATACCGATTCTCGCAGCACGGCGGTCAGCCAGTATTCCTCACATACTTTAGGGGGCGGCGTGCAGTTCGGGGTGCCCATTGCCGAAGAAGAGACCATCCGTTATGGCCTGTCGTTCGAGCGGACTCATCTGGGCGTGCTGCCTACAGGTCCGGCGCGTCTGGTCAACTATGTCAACACCTTCGGGGCCACCAACAGGAACCTGCTGGGAACGATAGGCTGGGGAAGGGACAGCCGGGACAGCGCGATCTACACCACCTCAGGGACGATGCAGAGTGCCTTTGCGGAGATCGCATTGCCGGTGTTCGATATGCGCTACTACAAGCTGAATTACCAGCATCAGTGGTTCCATCCGGTGAATGACGATATCACCCTGATGATGAACGGAGAGTTTGGTTTGGCCGGCAGTTATGGAAGCAAGCCGTTCCCGTTCTTCAAGAACTTCTATGCCGGCGGCACCGGTTCGGTACGGGGGTATGAATCCAATTCGCTGGGGCCTCGCGATTCCACCGGCGCGGTGTTGGGCGGTACGCGACGCGTAGTGGGTAACGCAGAATTGCTGATGCCGTTCCCGGGTATGAAGGATACGAAGTCGGTTCGCCTGAGCGGTTTTATCGATGCGGGCGCGGTCTATGGGCCGGGCGACCTGCCGGGCAGTGCGGGATTGCGGTATTCTACGGGCGTGGCGATCACATGGATCTCTCCGGCGGGACCGCTCAAGTTCAGCTACGGCGTACCGCTGAACAAACAGTCGGTGGACAGGGTGCAGAAGTTCCAGTTCAACATCGGTTCGATGTTCTGA
- the rseP gene encoding RIP metalloprotease RseP, with translation MTTLLAFIGAIALLVVFHEFGHYWMARRCGVKVLCFSVGFGKAIYKKRFAGSDTEWVISAIPLGGYVRMLDEREAEVVPEELEYAFNRKPVLQRMAIVAAGPLANLLLAVLLYWILFIQGVPGLKPILGDVPKGTPAAVAQMQSGETIVSVNGTAIPTWQELRWKVLELALQQESGRERQAVEVSVETLNALGDHRFYMLDIGSLEARDMDGEFLGKLGLHPYQPVILPVIGKLDEGNVAQLAGLREGDRILSVDGVAVQYWREVVEVVRSHPGQSLRFDIRRGELMLDVTLIPQAVVESGLTIGKIGAAPQIDRAEWLALFTEVSYDPLEAFVQSLRKTWDTSVISLKMMGKMVMGEVSMKNLSGPITIADYAGQSAEMGMVAYLGFLALISVSLGILNLLPIPLLDGGHLLYYVAELIKGSPVSEQAWEVGQKIGIALLGTLMVFALYNDINRLIPG, from the coding sequence ATGACGACACTGCTGGCATTCATCGGCGCGATCGCGCTGCTGGTGGTGTTCCATGAATTCGGGCACTACTGGATGGCGCGCCGCTGCGGCGTGAAAGTGCTGTGCTTCTCGGTGGGATTCGGCAAGGCCATCTACAAGAAGCGCTTCGCCGGCAGCGATACCGAATGGGTGATTTCCGCCATTCCACTGGGCGGCTACGTCAGGATGCTGGACGAGCGCGAAGCCGAAGTGGTGCCGGAAGAACTGGAATACGCCTTCAATCGCAAGCCGGTGTTGCAGCGCATGGCCATCGTGGCGGCGGGGCCGCTGGCGAATCTGCTGCTGGCCGTCTTGCTGTACTGGATATTGTTCATCCAAGGCGTGCCCGGCTTGAAGCCGATCCTGGGGGATGTGCCGAAGGGCACGCCGGCCGCGGTCGCGCAGATGCAATCGGGCGAGACCATCGTCAGCGTCAATGGCACGGCGATCCCGACCTGGCAAGAACTGCGCTGGAAGGTGCTGGAGCTGGCGTTGCAGCAGGAATCTGGCAGGGAACGGCAAGCTGTCGAGGTGAGTGTCGAAACGCTCAATGCGCTGGGCGACCATCGGTTCTACATGCTCGATATCGGCAGCCTGGAAGCGCGGGACATGGACGGGGAGTTCCTCGGCAAACTGGGCCTGCATCCCTATCAGCCGGTCATCCTGCCGGTCATCGGCAAACTGGACGAAGGCAATGTGGCGCAACTTGCCGGATTGCGCGAGGGGGATCGCATCCTGAGTGTCGATGGTGTCGCGGTACAGTATTGGCGTGAAGTAGTGGAAGTGGTGCGTTCGCATCCCGGGCAGTCGTTGCGGTTCGATATCCGGCGCGGCGAGTTGATGCTGGACGTGACGTTGATCCCGCAAGCCGTTGTCGAATCCGGCCTGACGATAGGCAAGATCGGTGCAGCGCCGCAAATAGACCGCGCGGAGTGGCTGGCGCTGTTCACCGAGGTGAGCTATGACCCGCTGGAAGCGTTCGTCCAGTCGTTGCGCAAGACCTGGGATACCTCCGTCATCAGCCTGAAGATGATGGGCAAGATGGTGATGGGCGAAGTGTCGATGAAAAACCTGAGCGGTCCGATCACTATTGCGGATTACGCCGGGCAGTCTGCCGAAATGGGCATGGTGGCTTATCTGGGTTTCCTCGCGCTGATCAGTGTCAGCCTGGGCATATTGAATTTATTGCCCATACCCTTATTGGACGGGGGGCACTTGCTGTATTATGTCGCCGAATTGATCAAGGGTAGTCCGGTTTCCGAACAGGCTTGGGAGGTCGGCCAGAAAATCGGCATCGCGCTTCTCGGCACCTTGATGGTGTTTGCCCTGTACAACGATATTAATCGCCTCATTCCAGGTTAA
- a CDS encoding 1-deoxy-D-xylulose-5-phosphate reductoisomerase yields the protein MQSLTVLGSTGSIGTSTLDVVARHPDKFRIVALTGHSQVDLLFRQCLQFGPAYAVLLDESAATGLRQRLKEAGSGTEVLYGVEALEQVCVLPEVDAVMAAIVGAAGLRPTLAAAKAGKKILLANKETLVMAGNVFMDAVHASGSALLPIDSEHNAIFQALPRGYDGNLARNGVRRILLTASGGPFRNTPLGELENVTPEQACAHPNWSMGRKISVDSASMMNKGLEVIEAHWLFNAGADDIQVVVHPQSVIHSLVEYVDGSVLAQLGNPDMRTPIAYGLAWPERIDAGVAPLDLFKVATMNFIAPDFERFPCLALAYQALRAAGTAPAVLNAANEVAVAAFLDRRIPFLAIPRVIASVLDSLPVHAVAALEDVLGADAEARSMAVRQVEQLAG from the coding sequence ATGCAATCCCTGACCGTATTGGGTTCCACCGGCAGTATCGGCACCAGCACACTGGACGTGGTGGCACGCCATCCGGACAAGTTCCGTATCGTTGCGCTGACCGGCCATAGCCAGGTTGACCTGCTGTTCCGCCAGTGCCTGCAATTCGGGCCGGCCTATGCCGTGCTGCTGGACGAAAGCGCCGCGACCGGTCTTCGCCAGCGCCTGAAGGAGGCCGGTTCCGGCACGGAGGTATTGTACGGTGTCGAAGCGCTGGAACAGGTTTGCGTATTGCCTGAAGTGGATGCGGTGATGGCCGCGATCGTCGGTGCGGCGGGTTTGCGTCCCACCCTGGCTGCGGCGAAAGCGGGCAAGAAAATCCTGCTGGCCAACAAGGAAACGCTGGTGATGGCCGGCAACGTGTTCATGGATGCGGTACATGCCAGCGGATCTGCACTGTTGCCGATCGACAGCGAACACAACGCGATCTTCCAGGCACTGCCGCGTGGCTACGACGGGAATCTGGCACGCAACGGCGTGCGCCGCATCCTGCTCACCGCGTCGGGCGGCCCGTTCCGCAATACGCCGCTCGGCGAACTGGAGAACGTCACGCCGGAGCAGGCCTGTGCGCATCCGAACTGGAGCATGGGCAGGAAGATTTCCGTAGACTCGGCCAGCATGATGAACAAGGGGTTGGAGGTGATCGAGGCACACTGGTTGTTCAATGCGGGGGCCGACGACATCCAGGTGGTGGTGCATCCGCAGAGCGTGATCCATTCGCTGGTCGAATATGTGGACGGCTCGGTGCTGGCGCAACTCGGCAACCCGGACATGCGCACGCCGATCGCCTATGGCCTGGCCTGGCCGGAACGCATCGATGCCGGCGTGGCGCCGCTGGACCTGTTCAAGGTGGCGACGATGAACTTCATTGCGCCGGATTTCGAGCGCTTCCCCTGCCTGGCTTTGGCGTACCAGGCATTGCGTGCGGCGGGCACCGCGCCCGCCGTGCTGAATGCTGCCAATGAAGTTGCCGTTGCAGCCTTTCTCGACAGGCGCATTCCTTTCCTTGCCATTCCGCGCGTCATCGCCAGCGTGCTGGACAGCCTGCCGGTCCATGCGGTCGCTGCGCTCGAAGACGTACTCGGGGCCGATGCCGAGGCGCGCAGCATGGCCGTGCGGCAAGTGGAACAACTGGCCGGATGA
- a CDS encoding phosphatidate cytidylyltransferase: protein MLKSRVITAIVLLALLLTALFLLPHIAWALLVAAMVMQGTAEWSRLAGLSGGKASLYWWLTLLLILALAWFDARYTPAQQVPLHLLVYAVSALLWLIIVPTWLIVGWKVTNPFLMALVGWAVILPTGLAMLDLRAVSPWILLFIMCLVWVADSAAYFAGRRFGKNKLAPSISPGKTWEGVAGAILGVSVYVVLVWSFGGEVVRREVLPILLLAAWWWVGLAVIGDLFESAIKRQAGVKDSGALLPGHGGLLDRIDALTSTLPLAALVILSQYNP from the coding sequence ATGCTTAAATCACGGGTGATCACCGCCATCGTGCTGCTGGCCTTGTTGCTGACGGCGCTGTTCCTGTTGCCGCACATCGCATGGGCGCTGCTGGTCGCGGCGATGGTGATGCAGGGCACCGCGGAATGGTCGCGCCTGGCCGGCCTGAGCGGCGGGAAGGCCAGTCTCTACTGGTGGCTGACATTGCTGCTGATACTGGCGCTGGCCTGGTTCGATGCCCGTTACACGCCCGCGCAGCAGGTGCCATTGCATTTGCTGGTCTATGCCGTCTCGGCCTTGCTGTGGCTGATCATCGTGCCGACCTGGCTGATCGTCGGCTGGAAAGTGACCAATCCGTTTCTGATGGCGCTGGTCGGGTGGGCGGTGATCCTGCCGACCGGGCTGGCGATGCTGGACCTGCGAGCCGTCAGCCCATGGATATTGCTGTTCATCATGTGCCTGGTATGGGTCGCGGACAGCGCGGCTTATTTTGCCGGGCGCAGGTTCGGGAAGAACAAGCTGGCGCCCAGCATCAGTCCCGGCAAGACCTGGGAAGGCGTGGCGGGGGCGATACTGGGAGTTTCCGTATATGTCGTGCTGGTGTGGAGCTTCGGCGGGGAAGTCGTGCGCCGAGAGGTATTGCCCATTCTGCTGCTGGCCGCCTGGTGGTGGGTGGGTCTGGCGGTGATCGGCGACCTGTTCGAGTCGGCGATCAAGCGCCAGGCGGGCGTCAAGGACAGCGGCGCGCTGCTGCCGGGACATGGCGGCCTGCTGGACCGCATCGACGCCCTGACTTCCACGCTGCCGCTCGCCGCGCTGGTGATCCTCTCGCAATACAACCCCTGA